In a genomic window of Amycolatopsis japonica:
- a CDS encoding Clp protease N-terminal domain-containing protein: MFERFTPELREVVVGAQRVASDETSANVDPLHLLTSLARGAGVLTALGCPADELADDLRRVRRRGGISDADVEALSGFGIDVEHIVERVEQTHGPGALTGGQRSGRGHRPFTPEAKKVLEKSLREAIDVGSKRIEGEHLLLALTAVPGVAADVLAQRGIDYLAVRRLLEQREAS, translated from the coding sequence ATGTTCGAACGTTTCACGCCCGAACTGCGCGAGGTCGTCGTCGGCGCCCAGCGAGTGGCGTCGGACGAGACGTCCGCGAACGTCGACCCGCTGCACCTGCTGACGTCGCTGGCCAGGGGTGCCGGCGTGCTGACCGCGCTGGGCTGCCCGGCGGACGAACTGGCCGACGACCTCCGCCGCGTCCGCCGCCGGGGCGGGATCAGCGACGCCGATGTCGAAGCGCTGAGCGGGTTCGGCATCGACGTCGAGCACATCGTCGAGCGGGTCGAGCAGACCCACGGCCCGGGGGCGCTGACCGGCGGGCAGCGCTCGGGACGCGGTCACCGGCCGTTCACGCCGGAGGCGAAGAAGGTGCTGGAGAAGAGCCTTCGCGAAGCCATCGATGTCGGCAGCAAGCGCATCGAAGGCGAGCACCTCCTGCTCGCGCTGACAGCCGTTCCCGGCGTGGCCGCCGACGTACTCGCGCAGCGGGGCATCGACTACCTCGCCGTCCGGCGCCTCCTAGAACAACGAGAGGCCAGCTGA
- a CDS encoding sigma factor-like helix-turn-helix DNA-binding protein: MTEATDLAARAGDRDPRVGLRAVAALRRLLEQLEAVQVRSARVHGWSWQEIAAELGVSRQAVHKKYGRH, translated from the coding sequence ATGACCGAAGCGACAGATCTGGCCGCGCGAGCCGGCGACCGCGATCCCCGGGTGGGATTGCGCGCCGTCGCCGCCTTGCGCCGGCTGTTGGAACAACTCGAGGCCGTGCAGGTCCGCAGCGCGCGGGTACACGGCTGGTCCTGGCAGGAGATCGCGGCCGAGCTGGGGGTCAGCAGGCAAGCGGTGCACAAGAAGTACGGGAGGCACTGA
- a CDS encoding protein phosphatase 2C domain-containing protein produces the protein MAEISVAERDGVGADGSTRPTEDHVAVLGNAVVVLDGATAPRPDLPSGGWYASLLVHSLSRALTAEPQADLAVLLAESIADVARREGLEPGRSPSSTVAIARWTDDTVDGLVLADSPIVAFGPSGADPLTDDRLVSLRESGQLRTGADVRAKRNAPDGFWVAEAEPKAAAEAVRRSWPRSEVDALLLATDGVAIGVDEYGLFDWPEVLAISRERGPDAVLDAVRTAEKQDPDGERWPRAKRHDDQLLVLVDFGVAPG, from the coding sequence ATGGCCGAAATCTCAGTGGCGGAAAGGGACGGAGTAGGCGCGGACGGATCGACGCGCCCGACGGAAGACCATGTCGCCGTACTCGGCAACGCCGTGGTGGTGCTGGACGGAGCGACCGCGCCGAGGCCGGATCTGCCGTCCGGCGGCTGGTACGCGAGCCTGCTCGTGCACAGCCTGTCGCGGGCGCTGACCGCGGAACCCCAGGCCGATCTCGCGGTCCTGCTGGCCGAGTCGATCGCCGACGTCGCCCGCCGAGAGGGCCTCGAACCGGGACGCTCGCCGTCGAGCACGGTCGCGATCGCGCGCTGGACCGACGACACCGTCGACGGGCTGGTGCTCGCCGACAGCCCCATCGTCGCCTTCGGCCCTTCCGGCGCCGACCCGCTCACCGACGACAGGCTCGTCTCGCTGCGTGAAAGCGGCCAGCTCCGCACCGGCGCCGACGTCCGCGCGAAACGCAACGCGCCGGACGGTTTCTGGGTCGCCGAAGCGGAACCCAAGGCCGCCGCCGAGGCCGTCCGCCGCAGCTGGCCGCGTTCGGAGGTCGACGCCCTGTTGCTGGCGACCGACGGCGTCGCGATCGGCGTCGACGAGTACGGCCTGTTCGACTGGCCGGAAGTGCTCGCCATCAGCCGGGAGCGTGGCCCCGACGCCGTCCTCGACGCGGTGCGCACGGCGGAGAAACAGGACCCCGACGGCGAGCGCTGGCCGCGCGCGAAAAGGCACGATGACCAGCTACTGGTACTGGTCGACTTCGGGGTAGCCCCAGGGTAA